The DNA sequence GTGATGGCAGGTGAAGACTTTGCCTTCTATCAGCAGTTTATTCCTGGAATCATGCTTAGCATTGGAATTGGAAATGAGGAAGTGGGTTCAGTTCACTCGCCGCACTCGCCTTACTTCTTTCTTGATGAGGATGTGCTTCCGATTGGGGCAGCATTACACGCTGCCTTGGCGGAGAGTTATTTGGACGAGCACCAACATTCTGTACACGCTGAAATTTAAGTGCGATTGGAGAAGCCTTGATGCTTGCATACTGTCATGGAGAAATTTATAAATAACATAAAAGAAATAACTTTTGTGAAATGTGAATTTGCAAATAGTTTGTAACTTGCTTAGTTAAGAATTTCACCTTACATTCGAAGTCCCGGGTTTGAATCTCCTTCCCAATCTTTGAGCCCATATAGATGGATTAATAAACCATTCCTTAGTCCATATAAACTCCCAAAGTATCCCCATAAACAGTTGCCATGGATCCATGATTATAAGTTTGATTTATTTTAAAGATGGTATTTGGTTTAATCAAGTTTGCTGGCTTTTAGGTCTTTTGTTGGTGGTTGTAGAAGGAAGACACTGCATTTGTACACTAATCTACACTAGGAAAGGGGGAGGGTTTGACCCAAGATGTACTGGGTTGGACAGGAGGCCTTATTCATTGGGGCAATTCATAATTGTATATTggatgttttaaagtttaaaataCATTATGAAATCTCTCCAAATCTAATAACATTCAtatcttttaaaatgatttaaaatcaaattctgaTTTATTACTCCTGCACTTTTATAGACatttaaaattctaaataaattctcctaaatttttattttctttaaaattctaattaaatatcGAATTTTAAAACTCTTTcaaaatctctattaaatatACAACTAAAAATAATGATAATGTGCTAATATTTATATGTTTATGGGATCATTAGATCAGGTGAATTTTGTACTAGAAACAACTCAATCCAAAAATAATTGGGTGGTtttgacattaaaaaaaaaaaaaaaaaacataattgggTGGTTGATTGCGATTACTTTACTAAGCAAGCCAAGCAATCGTCTAGATTCTTCGAACCGCCCATCATTCATGCATTGGACCGCACTTTTGTGCCTTGATTAAACAGAATGTCTTCCCTAATTGATGCATAGACTTTTTTAGAGGACAAATCATTCTCCCCTACGCAACCTAATATTTCCaactttttattgataatggataaaagaaaatcaaagagGTCAACCTAAATTGTATTTGGACTGCCTTCTTTTTGGCTGATTAAACTTTAATTAAGGAGCTGCATGAGGCCGTAGACTGGAAAGATTATGTTGTTGGTTGGTGAAATTTGTgtatctttgattttttttaaggaaaactaataaaaataacttgaaaattttgagttttaacgataatgacaaaataaaaggtaaagtgaataccagaattaactttttagtgtaaaaatgtaattttttgttaaagtaaatagtaccggaaacttttcattaaaatttccttatttttaaTAGTTGTGAAATCAGTCACCAAACTTTTCCGCTGGGAAGGGACTTCTGTTGCTGTTACTGATGCTGTTGCTGTTGCTGACTCATTCCCACGTGTGACCACCATGCATGCATGGTAAGTTGGGTCTCCTCTTTCTGAATGTTGGTGCGAAAGAAAAGATTgatatcttctttttcttcaaagtttCTGTATTTAACTTTGGGAAAACAAACCTAACAAGGGAATGGAGAATCAGCAGTTTTCAGCTTTCCTTAATTTCAAAAGCTTGGTTGGCATTTGATTTGATAGAAGTAGATATATGAACCAAAATGGATAAATTATATGCACcaaactcatatatatatatacacttaaTCTACCGTAAGGCTATAATTATATCCATTTAGTTGCAGTTTGGTAAAGTTGTATGGTGAAATAGGTGTAATGTTTAAGAGCGTTGTGATCTTGTCATCTGATATTAAAAATTTACTCATGTAATTGTATATTATTCATCAATATTATACTTCAAGTCCATGACATATCAACCCTCTTATTTATCACCGTCATTTGATAAGTTGTTAGGTGAAATAGGAGTAATGTTATTTTCAGGCTTCCAAATATTACATGTTCACTCATATGCGTCAACAATCTGTATTTCATATAACAATAGAGTGTCACACTCAAAAGTTTGTCGTGAAATAACCATGCCCGTCACTCTCTTGGTGCATGGAAGTGAGAACTTTTTGAATATTcagcaaagagaaagagagaaagaagcgTTTTCAATAACCTGAAGAAACATcgatcaaaagaaagaaaaattgacaaAGATTAAAGAGAGGACTAAGCTTTGTGATATGGAGGAAGCAACCCATGTGAGATCAACTTTACTATAGCTGGctcgtgtgtgtatatatatattttatttggaAATAACACGAAAACTTGGAATGCAAAATTTCGCATCCCCACGCTTCATACATCCCAACTCAGTTATGTATGATTCATAAAAATTGGAACTCTCTTTGCTTAATTAGGAGGTTTGTTTAAGAGTTTAAAACACTTCGATTAGTTTAAATCATCGTTTCCTCTATCTGCACGTAGCTTAATTTATTCTTATTTCTTCCTACAGTTAATGGCTAAATTAATTAGGACCACCAAGAAAGTTGGTCATCATGTATGGTCTAACAACAGTAATGAAACATGCAGAACAGCTGATACCCAGAATAGTGTACAAACACTTACTTGTTTAATTTGATCGTCCCAAGTAAGGCATGATCATCGAGTCTTATGTTAGGTCTGGAGGCTTGTCTCTAATCAGAAAGTTAAGCGATTTTTATGTCCAAGCATGTTTAAGTGTCGTCATATGTGAGGTACATGTGTAGGTGTGGAGCAATGTCTCTCATTGAAAATTTAAGTGACCTTGCATATTCTTATAAAAACCACAACTTACTTTAGATTATCAGTGAAGCGGCACATAAATAGACAATCAAACGGTGATAATGAATGATTTATCATGCTATACCAGATTACCTATAACTGTTATGTcatgtgttaatttttttaaaaatagtaCTGCGTAATtagtttgtaataaaaaattctCCTTGTGTGAAATTTACTCAACTCTTTGAATAAGTTGTTTAAGGACCAAGGTATCCAGGTTGTCCAAATGAGACTAAAACGGTTACACATGTACACTTCACCACCTTTGTCATGAAAAATCCACCAGCCGGTGGGTCATGGAATTattatccttttttttcttcaagtggtTATCTTTTCctctcattctttttctttccatctCCTCTCTATCTATTCACCTCTCCCTGCTGCTCTATAAATCTGCCAAATCTGCTCCACTGGTatctcctctctctttttctacCTTCTCTGCCATGGAGATTGGAACAAGAGTTCAAAAAGAAACATTATATTAAGAGCTCCCTTTTGTATAATTTAGTGGCTTTGCATGTGCTGTAGAGTAACACACTCACTTTATATTCTAATATCCCAACTGCAACCGTCCATCCATCATACTCTCCCATCAGCTCACTCCTCTCACCTGCATATAAATTAACACCCTCTTCTCTTCTAGCCTTCTCcccttctttctctctatctTCTGCTCTTACATTTTTCTGTCCAATTTCGGGGAACTCAAAGTTCATACTCATAATTCAGTAAGATAACAAATGGGTGAAGAGGCTAAGCAGGTTAGTGGATTGCATTAATGTTTTCTAATTGGCTTGTATGGATCTGCATGAGTTTGTTGTAACTACACTGTTTGGCTTCTTTACGAAAGATGTCATTTCTCGTTTCTGCAAATAACAATTTGATATAAGTTGAAATTAATAAgttaacaaaaacacaaaacaaatatttttacacacACGTAAAACTGTGAAATGTAATGCTTATCAACTCTTTGTCATTGGATAGGAACAAGCTAAGGCAGAGCCTAAGCCAGAGGAGAAGGCCGAGGAGAAAGtagaggaaaagaaagaagaagaggagaaaaaggAAGAGCCAAAGCCTCCTTCTCCCTTCGTGTTGTTTGTAGACTTGCATTGTGTGGGATGCGCAAAGAAGATTGAGAGGTCCATCATGAAAATTAGAGGTACTTCCTCTCATTcttccacctctctctctctctctctctctctctctctctctcacttacTAGAGGAACTTCTTTACGACAAAGATAGGACCCTGGCGGTAACTTAAGCCTATTACACAGTCTCACCCcgttgcaaattttttatttttactctaTGTTTATAGTTGGTATGCATGGTtattacaatttgttttttaaaatgcAGGAGTGGAGGGGGTTGTGATAGATATGGCTAAAAATGAAGTGACCATAAAGGGAATAGTGGAGCCTCAGGCAGTGTGCAATAAAATCATGAAGAAAACCAAGAGAAAAGCAAAAGTCTTGTCCCCATTACCAGCTGCTGAGGGTGAACCTATTCCAGAAGTTGTTGCCTCACAGGTCCAACCGAAACCTTATTAATCAAAATTAGTCAAATCACATTGAAAAAAACTAAACTACATTTGTTAAAACAGTGAACTCATAAGGGTGGTTTCTTATTGCTTCAGGTTAGTGGACTTGTAACTGTAGAACTCGAAGTTAACATGCACTGTGAGGCCTGTGCAGAGCAACTCAAGAAAAAGATACTCAAACTCAGAGGTATatatcctctctttttttttttttttctctttatatTTGAGTTAAACTGAATTATAAACGGTACCCTTTGTATGAATTACAACTAATGTGGGTTAAATTCGGGGTACGACTATCGCACCTTCATGTGACAGTGttaatcacactgaaaaattacTCAAAAAATTACTATGGCGTAGAGTGTAGTTTATAATGTCATAGCACATGGTGCCATTTTCTGAAATGGCAAATAAAAATGGGAAGTGCCAAAATATTACTTCAAATAAGGGAGAGActtttcaatgtgatcggtaTACGggatgatacatcacgtgtcattatacaaatgatgggatatgtgtgctaaaaagttaataatttaaaaaataaaattttccaccattcctattaaaacacgtggtgtaccacttgtgtttccgtcataattaaaaatttctccacgtAAGGGTTCATTCTGACCTAAAACTACAAAAATTTGGGTCCTATCTGACGTGGTCCAATAGGCTAGATGcgacttaaacaaaaaattgcaCAAAGCTCCTTTTCTATGCTTCCAATAATTGGGGCAATCTATCCAGCTCATTTTGTATGTAAAATCCACTAGCTTTCaacatatatatagtttttgGTCGATGgctttcaatatatatatgattgctTGAGATAAAAGAAATTCTCTTTGCACGGTGTCTTGTCTGTTAAACTAATTGATAAATTAATTACTGCAGGAGTGCAAAGTGCTGTGACTGAACATAGTAGCGGGAAGGTGATGGTGACAGGGACCATAGACGGGGACAAGCTAGTAGAGTATGTGTATAGACGAACCAAGAAGCAAGCCCGAATAGTCCCACAACCCGAGCCCGAACCcgagaagaaagaagatgagAAGCCAGCTGCAGAAGAAGCAAAACCCGAagaggagaagaaagaagaaaatgcagGGAAAAAAGAAGAGGATAAACCGGCAGAAGGGgagggaaagaaagaagagggcGGAGCTGACGGCGGAGAAAGTAATaataaggaggaggagaaaggTGGCGAGGAGAACAAAGAAGAGGGGAAGAAGGTGGAAGAGATGATGAGTGGCAGTTACGTAAATAGTGGCATGGATGAGGAACAGATGAAAAGAATGATGCAGTACTATTATCAACCTCTTTACGTGATTGAGAGAATCCCACCTCCTCAGCTGTTCAGTGATGAGAATCCCAATGCATGTTGCATTTCATGAACAACTTGATCACGATCAATAATCCTTCAATATTCCATAATAACAGTGTATTAAAATGTTATTATGTTACTTAATTATGTAATATATAAAAGTGCCACCGCTCGTGACCAGAATTTTAGACAAGTTTTGAGTTAATTTGGTGGATATGGTATCAAGTggaataaatataatatatgtttcCTACAAATTGATAATAAGATATTTAGTTAATCATTTTGTTATCATATTATATAGTTACTTATTCACGTTTTATAAAATGTAAATGAActatataaatacataataaaATAGGTACACAAGCATATTGTAGGAAGAATAAATTTCTGGTATTTGTAAACGTGCAAGGCGGCACAAAGGGTTATTTAGTTACGTAAAAGTTGgctttttaagctattttaattaaaaaattaaatatgtaTGTTTGAAATAATAACGTCACGTGATCTGTTTCAAATAAATCACAAATCACTTGCTCAAAAAATTGAACCAGGTCAAGCAAATGCTGGAACAACCAAAGCAAGTGAACAAGAATTACACAAGATTTGTGTGCTATTTTTTCATGCATGCAGCACATGTTAATATCATACAGTTAGATCATGTCTCATGAGATGCCCTCTTAAGTGAAAACTACACACGAAATGGATTAGAGGAACATAAACGCTAATCAAACTCTCTCAAAGTGAGATTCTTTATTAACTCTATGTAACCTCACAATTTAACGTTTATATatatgccaacattataaaatgaatattaaaacataaaatgataGAGAATTAATCTCACTTTTAAGTTTCCTTACCATTTTTCTTAGAGGAAATAGTTTCTGACTCGTGAATATTCGGTTCATGATGACGAACGAATATTTTTTGTTGCAATCATTTGTCTTCGGTTTACAAATTAATCAAGGTTGTAAAGCCAACATATGATCTAATCTTTTTATCCATTAATTAACGtaattaaatccaaaaatcaggTTTTGTGTTTGTGCATGTCACATGTAATCTGGATAAGTCGTTAACAGGAAACAAATCTGATTGGGGCCGTCGAGATTCCCTGAGATAAAAACAGAGGTGTGGTGTGGGTTTCACATGGTGGGCTCCAACTTTTAGTACTTGAAATCCGAGTCACCAGGGCATCACGTTAAAAGAGAGCCATGAGCGGGACCCACAATCAAATACTCTAGCGTGGCAGAGACGGTGATGCCATCGCACCTGTCTATTTGTCGTTTTGTCGCTTTGACAAAACAAGCTTAACAATGCACGCACCCGCCATGGCCGACCGATGCATGTCATTTGCTTCTCAAAAGTGGAAGACATACAATGTGAGCTCCGTCGGATAGCCAAAAGGCCGAAGGAGGAGGAAATGTTGTGATTGCATAACTCAAAGCAATCGTCCCCTCTGTGTGAGAGGAGTAGGATTTTCTCTGCTActtcaaattctcatttttctgatttctttcacacttttttttggtttataaaaaattcaacacaatATATTAGCTTAACCGTAACCATtcgaataaaaagaaaaaaaagaggagatgAATTTGGAGTGAGAGAATCTTAATTCGAAATACTATGCTCGACTAACAATATGTTTTAGTTAATATCAAACACTAGTTATGTAAGCCACAGACGATTATATAGATATATTTTGTAATCTTACCAAACAAAATACTTCTCCTTTTataattcatgtagggaacgtAAATAGTATCCTTGTTCAATATATATTACGTAGCGGAAAATTAATCCCCAATGCAAAATATAACAAATCCCCAAACAAATTAGGCTTTGAAATTTTCTTCCCTTAACTCTCTGTACATATTTGGTTCAATATAGTCGACCTAAATTACATAGACTCGTGAGAAACCAAACTTATTATATAATAACGCACGgtaattaaggaaaaaaaatagttaaaaaaCAAAGTGTACATTAGAAGTCAGAAGCTAAAGCCTGAAAGATGATTAAAGCATCAATGAAAATCAAAACTTTAAAACTTCAGAAGCTACTTTTTTCACTCGAAATAAAGCATACGTATCTTAACTTCTTGATTATTCTCAACGCAACTAAACAAAGTAGCTAGAAAACCACTTTTACTGTGGGACTAGC is a window from the Pyrus communis chromosome 16, drPyrComm1.1, whole genome shotgun sequence genome containing:
- the LOC137720117 gene encoding heavy metal-associated isoprenylated plant protein 9-like — translated: MGEEAKQEQAKAEPKPEEKAEEKVEEKKEEEEKKEEPKPPSPFVLFVDLHCVGCAKKIERSIMKIRGVEGVVIDMAKNEVTIKGIVEPQAVCNKIMKKTKRKAKVLSPLPAAEGEPIPEVVASQVSGLVTVELEVNMHCEACAEQLKKKILKLRGVQSAVTEHSSGKVMVTGTIDGDKLVEYVYRRTKKQARIVPQPEPEPEKKEDEKPAAEEAKPEEEKKEENAGKKEEDKPAEGEGKKEEGGADGGESNNKEEEKGGEENKEEGKKVEEMMSGSYVNSGMDEEQMKRMMQYYYQPLYVIERIPPPQLFSDENPNACCIS